Part of the Hevea brasiliensis isolate MT/VB/25A 57/8 chromosome 16, ASM3005281v1, whole genome shotgun sequence genome is shown below.
AATTTGATAGGTTAAAGGAATGGTAGGTTTTGATAGGTTAAATAAATGGTGAGATGGTATTTTATTGGTTGAATAATTAGTAGAACATAATAGTTTAGAGTATTGATGGTATTTGATTAAATAACCAATAATAGAAAAGagagaaattataaattttaaaattcaaattataaagGGCTAAAAAAACATTATACATAAAAAAGTACATAAAATTTATTGAATTACCCTATTTTTATACACAAATTTTTATACACCTAGTCAAGTCCAACTAATAATTTGAGTTAATACATGCTTTTACAGTGACtaataatgaaatttaaattttttattttcattttattgtttctttttaaaattataatttatttataattaaataaaagtaagaaaaaaaaggaataatgagatggataaaaaaataattattttatattataataataaaagattaaatttaattagcCAAAATCAATATATTTTAAACATTATGCTAATTTTTTACATTaatatttaaagagaaaaaaaaaatcttcataaTGTTTGACGTACTCTAACCTATTTCCTTATAGGTATATTATAAATAGTTTTTATTCTAATTAGGAAAAtctgtaaataataaaaaaaaaattacataaaaataataaaagggaCAAATGGCTGAGAAGGTCTAAGAAGGCGACCTAATTCCTCCCTCTTGCCGAAAACTCACATGGCCAACGCTATCCGCCGAACCCATCATCATCCAAGCTCCCAATGATGCGTTTCACTCACGCTTGCAGAGTATTGTGCTGATTTTCATCGCTTGGTGGGCAATGAAATTCGTGAAGTTGAACACTGATTTTTcttaaacataatttttttttattttcttttatatttttaaaaaagtgatatctataattttatataaaagaaaTATGTGATTAAGAAGCATACACTAATTCCTCATACAAATATCTATAATTTCTCTGCAAATTACTCTGTTTCCCAATAAAGGGTTTTCCATCGGCCGGTATCGCTATGAACCACTCAGCACTTGATTGAAAGAGCGCTTCCATGTTCCTGAAATCACGGCTTCATTTATTCAAACATGGTGACAATGGAAAATTCATCCTCTAATTTATCGCCGGAATCAATCCGATCCTTTGACAGGGCCACTACTAGATGGGCTTGAGCAATTTAGTATGCATGGTGTATAAAAATTTCTTTGTGAAATTATTGTAGCatagttttaaaattattattattattattattattttaataatattataaattatttttcatgtgtcatgataaatatttttttagttgAAAAATAGACGATTAATTCATgcttataagaaaaaaaattcatgaTTATATTTGTCATGGAAAAAAATTATGTATAATAAGTAAcaggaaataaaagtataaaaccACCGTGTACGACGAATCAACATTCCTTAATTATCATTTGAtgattcaaatattaaaaatttgcAACTGATACAAACCCTTGATACTGGAACTACAAGAAATTAcagaataatataaaaaaaagccaagaaaagttttttttttttaatgaaaaaaaaaaagaaaaatcatgaCAAACAAATTAAACCTTTAACAATTTGCAAGGTTACTCGTGGCATTGGCTTTCTCCCTTAGAACAAACTTTTGCACCTTTCCAGTGAAATTGAGTGGAAGATCCCCAAAAACTGTAATCTTTGGAATCATATGGTTTGGCAATTTATCTCTACAAAATTCAGTAATCTCTTTAGCATTAGCATCACACCTATCTTTCAATTTCACAAATGCACAAGGCACCACCTCCTTCAAATCAGCATCAAATTTTCCAACCACAGCAGCCTCTGAAACCATTGGATGACTTAGCAAGGCAGCTTCCACCTCTAATGTGCTTATAGTCCTTCCTTCAGAAATTATAACATCATTTGCACGATCCTTCATTTGTATGCTGCCATTTGGATGTCTAACTACAAGGTCTCCTGTGTGATACCATCCACCCCTGAAAGCTTCTTGGGTAGCTTTTGCGTTGTAAAGATATCCTGACATCAAAGTATTGCTCCTGAACATCACTTCTCCTATGGTTTTCCCATCATATGGTACACTTTTCATGGTTTTTGGATCCTTAACATCAATCCCTTCAATCAAAAGATTGTGCAGCCCTTCACAGCTTTTGTATTTTActtgttcatcatcatcatcatcatcatcatccatgAAAGAACCATTAAAATCTGAATCAAGTTTCCATGGCCTAACAATGGCCGGACCAAGGACCTCAGTCATACCATACCCATCAGTGACTTGAAACCCTAATTCTTCAACCTTCAGGAGGATTTTAGAGTTCAACAATGCACCTGCTACAATAACATTGACCTTGCTTGGAAGTTTCCTTTGCTCACTTGCTTGTGCATTGGCAATAATGTTCAAGATAGATGGGGGACCACATAAGTGAGTTATCTTGTGAAGTATTAGTGCATCAAATATTACTTTAGCTGAGACATTTCTGAGGCAAATATTAGTGCCCCCAACAGCAGCCATAGCCCAAGTTAGACACCACCCGTTGCAACGAAACATGTCTACTGTCCATAGAAAAACTACCGGCATTTGTCTCATATCACACCTGAAAATTTCTGCCAACGAATTTAGATAGGCAGCTCTATGGCTGTACACCACCCCTTTAGGATTCCCAGTTGAGCCTGAAGTATAATTCACTGAAATTGGATCACATTCGGTACTCGGCCTTATTACTTCGAAATCAGGTGAACCCAGTTCAAGAAGAGCAAAATAATCTAAGCTACATAATTCTTGGTTGTTGGACAGGGAATAAGTTGCTCGGTCAAACTCAGGGACCAATACAAGCTGTGGTGGCTTGCCATTCTTTGTGGAAAGAATGTCCAATGCCTGGAGGGCAACATTAGTATATTGATAATCTACAAAAAAGAGTTTAGGTTCTAATTGTTGTAATAAAGATGCTAAAGTGGTTGCATCCACCTTAGTGTTAAGTGCAGAGATAATTGCTCCAGCCATTGGAACACTAAAATGCAATTCATAGAGTGCTGGAATATTAGGGGCTAAAGTTGCAACCTGCGCTCAAGCAAAAGAAATTGGAGAGATGTGTTAACATTTCAAAAATAAGGAATCATGTAAAATTCAATGATAACATAATTGCcccaataaataaaaagaaaatctatTAATTATTCATGTTGTGCGTAGCTAAGAGGAAATTCTACCAATAAAACTTGAGATCTCGTTCTGTTAATTAACAAGTCTCAAGTTGCTGACATTATCTAACAACCATGGAAGAATTCCAAAGGAAGGAGCCAGGAAATGATGAGAACCAACCAAAAATGAACTCGTAAAGTTAGCCAACTAATATGCATAATAATTCGCTTCCCTGAAGACACGAGTCACCCTAATATCCCAACTCCACCAAAGGAGATGTTGAATAAAAGCTAAAAGAGAAGATTATAGAATACTCTTGTCAGATATAAAAATAGTGCTCCCTCTCTTACAAAAAAGTAGACCCTCTTTATAATATAAAGAGTGAATTTCACATAATTAATTATgagaataatatatatacaccGATGCACGTACACCGAGTGCACCTAATAATCTCTCAGCTAACAGGGACCGTGTGTATTATAAGGTTTATCTCGCTTCAAAATCAAATCCACCGCATGTATTATCACACTCAAGAAGAACCCGGCGAAAGCCCTTGCTCGAAAGCTAATCAAAGCCCTTCAAAAACTGCCCATATAGTTATGCCTTTTCTACTGAACATCCACCAAAATTAGAAACAAAACCCATGCTATTGGCCAGACGAATCTCACAATAATACACCTTTAAAAGCCAAGCCACTACTCTCTTTACGAGAACTCTACTTAATGGCGGATTCAGAAAAACATTTTTTCGAATCaacttataaaaaatatatataaaatattataaaaacatTCTTTCATTTATACTCGATTAAGTCTAGTACCTTAAAAATTTTTCTCACCAACTCACTCTACATTAAAagtcaatttaaataaatataaatattaaacatttttaataaaaataaaagtcaattaattttttattataaaaatatatatttttataaaaaaagatttaatacttaaattaaagaGATGTCAATTCATAGAAACATATATACATAAaaatacttgaaaaaaaaaagagggtcaATTGACCCCTCATTAATTAATAGCAATGGATCCACTACTGACTATACTGCCAGCTTACCTAGACCAGTTCATGCTAAAGAGCATTAATCTCCACAAGCGGAAGTTGAGCCTCAACCTTGTGATATTCCGTTGTCCTATGAAAAATGGTTGTAACATTACCTCCATTCTCAACGAACTCATCATTGAATAGTACCTGGTTACTCTATGCCAAAGAAAACAACACACTACACAAAGTAGACCCAGTGAATGCTAACAGTGTGCCTCGATAAATTACGGCTAGGGGCAGACGCAGAATGAAATATGAAAAAGGCTAAAATACTCATTTTGTAATAGCagtggaatatatatatatatatatatatatatatatatatatatatatatatatgtgtgtgtgtgtgtgtggataAATAGATAAATCTTTAACTTCATTATTTTCAATAACTATTgacacaaataaaaaaataattgaaagtgctttaaaatttatattttttttctttttacatctttatttttaaattttttatttataaaatattttaaatagatattcatattttaaattatttaattattattattattttcatttctataattttttttaaatcataggatctcaactccataaatttattattattattattattattattattattattaagataaTTACTGTTACAATATATCTACTTTAAAAAAATTGAGGGAGAAGGGcacattttttttaaagaaaagaaaTATTATTTAACTAAGAAGAAATTAGTTCAGCCAACTCAAGAAGAAACCAATTCAGTAACCATAAAAGACATAATAAAATGAGGAACTTCCTTAAGCCAAATGACTTCCTCAGACGAAAGAGAAAGAGCAAATTTAGCTAATCCATGGCTTTTCTAAAAACATGGCCACACTCAAATTGGGGGAGAAGGGCACACTTATATTCCCCATATTCTAGAATTATGGTATTAGAATTTTAtcatatctttttctttttttattttaatgaaagtCCACCCCTAGTTTTGGCTGACATAAGAGCAACCACATATGGCTCTCGAAAGAGTAGTCCTTAGGCATATGCAATAAAGATTCTTCACCCTCCACGCACACATCCATATGCCTTCGTATCTTGTGTTGGGAATATTTAAGTATTAGCACTTTCCCATCGGAAAGAGACAGGGTGAGCAAAAGACATACAAGTAGCAATGATACATAAATTTATTGCCTTAAGAGTTTTAGCTTAAATATGATATTAGGTCAAGTTTATGATTATGTtctttcataaaatttataaagaaTGATTTTGTACAAGTGCTTTACGCTCTCTAAATCTCTGAAAAATGATATCAGAGTCAATGATTCGAGTAGGCCTAAGCAATTTTTAGTTTGAattgaaaaatcaaatcaaactgaGTTAATTCAGTTCAATCAATTTAGTTTATTTAAgagttttgataattttaattatttaatttaattccattattttcatgaaaaaaaaaaaaaaaagaaccgaACCGATTCCATTTATACCTTTCAAACCCTAAGTATTAAAATCTCTTATTCTTCTACCTATACTTTCATTTCTCACGCCACCACAGCCCCACCCTCCTCTTCCTACttctttttcttcactttctcatTGTTTCCCTTGATTCTTCcttttcttgttcttctttagTTACTTTCCTCTCCCTCTTCCTCAATTGCTTTGCCCCTATGTGCCAGAATAGAATGGCTCCAACAGGTCACGCCTTTTGCTATGATAGCAAGGACTCTATGTCTCTGTTGGCAATTTCTCTGATTGCTCTGCCTTTTGCTGCCGTCATGGTCGAGTTGGTTCGCTAGATCCATGGATAGTTTCGAGAATCTTTGAGTAATAGATTTGTTTCTCTACTTGGGTTTGTTTTCCACCTTCATTTGCTGATGGTTCAACTGTTTTTATTGTCATTTTGGTTGTGATCTTGTGTTTCATGAGAGTTTCCTTCAAGgcgtacatatttttattttaggCTTGTAGCTTTGTCgtgattaaaattgtatttgattTAATTGAAACAATTTTAACTTGAGTTGATCTTAGTTTCCTTTCTGTGTTTatgattttaatttgatgcatcgAGAATTTGGGGGATTTTCTGCTGAGGATTTGAGAGGAGGGTTGGCTCTGTAATTGTGGATGAGAAATGTTTTGGAACCGATTGGACCGAACCAAAATAAACCGATTTTTTCAGTTCGGTTTGATTCGGATTTA
Proteins encoded:
- the LOC110672543 gene encoding butanoate--CoA ligase AAE1-like, which produces MEGLVLCSANYVPLTPISFLERAATVYRGKTSIVYGGVRFSWEKTYKRCLKLASALVRLGVTPGDIVATLAPNIPALYELHFSVPMAGAIISALNTKVDATTLASLLQQLEPKLFFVDYQYTNVALQALDILSTKNGKPPQLVLVPEFDRATYSLSNNQELCSLDYFALLELGSPDFEVIRPSTECDPISVNYTSGSTGNPKGVVYSHRAAYLNSLAEIFRCDMRQMPVVFLWTVDMFRCNGWCLTWAMAAVGGTNICLRNVSAKVIFDALILHKITHLCGPPSILNIIANAQASEQRKLPSKVNVIVAGALLNSKILLKVEELGFQVTDGYGMTEVLGPAIVRPWKLDSDFNGSFMDDDDDDDDEQVKYKSCEGLHNLLIEGIDVKDPKTMKSVPYDGKTIGEVMFRSNTLMSGYLYNAKATQEAFRGGWYHTGDLVVRHPNGSIQMKDRANDVIISEGRTISTLEVEAALLSHPMVSEAAVVGKFDADLKEVVPCAFVKLKDRCDANAKEITEFCRDKLPNHMIPKITVFGDLPLNFTGKVQKFVLREKANATSNLANC